CGCTATAAACCATCCGATAACTGTCCATCCTAAAAAGATGTTGAGCAAAAATATCGCGGTTGTATTTCTTTTGGACTTAAACAGAGCAATAATCCAGGGAAGAAAATACAATACTAAGGAAACTCCCACAGTTATAAGTTGTTCTGTACTCGTCATGTTCTCAATATCGTTCATCAATCGCTCCTAAAACAAAAGTTTAACTTATGCTAAAACAATAATATATTATTTTTTTTTATAGCCAAGCAAGTTTTTGTAGGGTGCGTAAGCACAGCGCACGCACCAAAAATTTGTTAATTAATAAAAGTCGGTGCGTGTGGCGAATTTTCAGTTATTGAATTTACCCATAAATTAATTCCGCCTGACGCACCCTACGAGTTTTTTAAGGATGCGATCGCGTAGCCCCTACAATTCTAATAATTTTTTGTTCCAATCGTTTGTTTTTCATTTTCTAAATGAGCAGTTGCTATTAAATGATTTAATTCCTCTATCGCCATTAAAACCACACTTTCCCCTTCGGGACGATTAATAACAATAATATCTCGATTCGCCACAACTTGCTCACATAATTGAGTGATATTTTCCCTAGCATCTTCCCAAGAAATTTGATTAAATTTCATCAGATTTAGCTTTAGTTTCTCCTCTAATTTAGCCGGATCAGTAAAAACTTGATGGAAATGACTACTAAAATAAACTACTTCATAATTAGGGTATAATTCCTGATTTAACTGTTTCCATAAACTTAATCCTTCCCATTCAAAACGTTCTACTTCTTCCGGTGTAACTTCAGGAGAATCAGAAGGATCAGCTAAGTTTAATCGAGCTTCAAAAGCATCAGCCCAATTATACAAACGTTGAATGGTTTCTTGAGTTAAAGGTAAAGATTCTGGATCTAAATCACCCACTTGATCAGGTTCATTCCACCATAAGGGATAACATCCATAATCTGTCATTAGTCTAATTTTTTTAGGCATATAATTCAACCTCTATAAAGATTATTTTGGTTTTGTTCTCGGATTTGCCCCTACAATATATCCATTATTACCTATTGTAACTGCAATATATTTAATCTCACCCTTATGAATAAATTGATAAACTGGACGGGGGTTAACAGTGTCCCTACCTTGGAAACTAACAATGCTTCCTTTGGTAATTGCTCCCATAACAACATCAACAATTTCATCTGCATTAATTCCTATTCTAGCAAATTGATCGGCTTTCGCTAAAATATGCTGTAAACCTCGGTTTTCATCTCCCGTTTCTAAGAATACAATTTGATCATCCGCACATTTAGTGATTCTTACAATCTTTTCAGGATTATGCTTGATTTCTCTGGCTTGAAGTTCTGCAATTAAGGCAGATCTTTCAGTTTCATAATCTGGCGTTTGAGTCAAGGGCTTACCTACTATAATGTTAAAAATATACAAGAACATTATAACCGATTAAAAAGCACCCTCAAACTTTTATTAATCAATCAAAGTAAAGTAGTAGTAGGGTGCGTAAGCACAGCGCACGCACCAAAAGTTTATTAATCAATCAAAGTAAAGTAGTAGTAGGGTGCGTAAGCACAGCGCACGCACCAAAAGTTTATTAATCAAAGTAAAGTAGTAGTAGAGTGCGTAAGCACAGCGCACGCACCAAAAGTTTATTAATCAATCAAAGTCGGTGCGTGCGGCTTCGCCTTACGCACCCTACAATTAGGCTCCGACGGCTTCTTTGGCCGCATACATCACTTCTAACGAAATTTCGTTTAAACCTCGTTCACGGGCAAATTTTTCGGTATTGCGTTTAACTTTACCCCGAACAAACCCAGGAATTTTATTCAGTTCGGCTTGGGCTTCTTTTGTCCAATTCAAATCAGATCCCGCAGAAATTCCTTTGGTAATCACTTCTTTGGTATCGTGTCCGCCAAAGATTTCTAAGAGGTGATCTTCCATTCCCAAGGTAAACGAATTATAGATTAAATCCGTCAGTTGATTCGTTCCTTCATAGCCTAAAAAGGGTTTATAACCGATGGGGAAATTCTGAATATGAATGGGGGATGCAATCACACCGCAGGGAATATCTAAACGTTTCCCAACGTGGCGTTCCATTTGAGTTCCAAAAATAGCAGAAGGTTCAATTCGAGCAATCATATCTCCGATTTGAGCGTTATCTTCACTAATCAGAACTTCATCGCAATATTCACTCACTTGTTCTTTAAACCAATCGCCATCATATTTGCAATAGGTTCCGGCACAAACGACATGAATTCCCATTTCCCGCGCCAGAATTTTTGTCATTGCGGCAGCATGGGTATTATCCCCAAAGACAACGGCTTTTTTTCCGGTTAAATTCTGACAGTCAATGGAACGGGAAAACCAAGCGGCTTGAGATACATACAGGGTTTGATTATCAATATATTCGCTATAATCAACATCAGCCCCTTGAGCATTAATCACTTGTTGAATTTTGCGAATACAACGGGCTGTTTCCACGACTCCCATCGGCGTAATATCAACACAAGGCGTGCCGAATTCTTCTTCTAAATACTTTGCCGCCATTAACCCTAATTCTCGATAGGGAACTAGGTTAAACCAAGCGCGAGGCAGGTTTTTTAAGTTGTGAACTGATGCTCCTTCGGGAATCACTTCATTAATTTCAATCCCTAAATCTACCATTAACCGTTTTAACTCGGTACAGTCATGATGGTTATGGAAACCGAGGGTAGAGATTCCAATAATATTAACGGAAGGTTTTTCGGTTTTGCCTTCAGGAATATCGCCTTTTTTCTTGGCTTTTTCCAGATAAAACTGAACGATTTGTTGTAACGTCCGGTCAGCGGCTTGCAGTTCATTGAAGCGATAATGATTAACGTCGGCTAACATAACATCGCCTTTAGAATCCAGTTGAGCGCGTTCAACAAAATTGTGTAAATCTTCTTGTAAAATACTAGAAGTACAGGTAGGAGTTAATACAATTAAATCGGGGTGTTCTTCTTGATCTTTTCTAACAATATTATCAACCACTTTTTCTTGAGAACCCCGTGCTAAAACGTTGCGATCTACAACACTCGCAGTAACGGGTGTATAGTCCCGTTCCCGTTCTAACATAGACCGCATCACGTTGAAGTAATCATCTCCTAAAGGGGCGTGCATGATGGCGTGAACGTTTTTGAAAGAACTCGCAATCCGAAGAGTGCCAATATGGGCAGGGCCAGCATACATCCAATAAGCCAATTTCATAGCGTGATTCTCCGTTGATGGGTGATTAGGATAGGCTTGTTTATGTTCTCAGAAATTGTGCTGATCGTGAGTCGTATTTATACTCAGCGATCGCATCCAGAAACCGGGTTTCTCAGCCCTAAATCTTGATTTTAGACCCTAGGGGAGAACTAGAAACTCGGTTTCTTAAATCTATATCAGCATTTATTTTGACACTAAAACAATAATAATGTTGTTTAATTGCAATGATTCTTAAATTTTGAGCAATATTTTGTTAAATTCTATCTAAATGTTAAGTTAAATCCCAAAGACTTGACATAAAATTACAAATATGATCTGAGTTATTTCTATATGAGGGAAAAATGCGAACATCAGAAGATTGGGAATGGTTAGCGGCGAGTTCTGAATATTTAGCGGCGATCGCAGTTCAAGAGTTATTAGAGGAAAAAAAATTAATGGAAGCAACAGAAGGGTTAGCGGTTTTAATTGAATCTATAGGAAAATCTAAGAAATTAGCCTTAAAAAGTCAATTAACCCGGTTAATGATGCACATTATTAAATGGAAATGTCAACCAGAAAAACGGACTCCCAGTTGGGAAACTACGATTATTTCCGCCAGAGATGAAATTGCCGATATTCAGGAAGAAGTTCCTAGTTTAAATCGAAATTACCTAGAATCAATTTGGGAAACTTCTTTTAAAAAAGCAGTCAGACAAGCGGAAAGTGAAATGAGCAAAAGATGTCAATTAATATCTTTATCTTGGCAAGAAGTGTTTGAACAAGAATATACTTTATTTGATGACCATTAAATTCAGGAGTAATTATGCGAACATCAGAAGATTGGGAATGGTTAGCAGCGAGTTCTGAATATTTAGCAGCGATCGCAGTTCAAGAGTTATTAGAGGAAAAAAAATTAATGGAAGCAACAGAAGGGTTAGCGGTTTTAATTGAATCTATGGGAAAATCTAAGAAATTAGCTTTAAAAAGTCAATTAACTCGGTTAATGATGCACGTTATTAAATGGAAATGTCAACCGGAAAAACGGACTGGGAGTTGGGCTGTTAGCATTCGTTCAGCCCGTCAAGAAATTGCTGATATTCAAGAAGAAGTTCCCAGTTTAAATCGAAATTTTATTGAGTCAATTTGGGAACAATGTTTTAAACGATCAATTAAAGATGCTGAGGATGAAATGGGTAAAAAATGCTCGTTAATCTCTTTATCTTGGCAAGAAGTATTTGAAGACGAATATAGTTTATTTGATTATAATTAAGGAGAAGGGGTTTATGTCAACTCAAATGGATTGGCAAGATCTAGCCATGAGTTCTCATTATCTGACGGCTTTGGAAGTTAAAAACTGTTTAAAACAGGGAAATATTATGGAAGCTACAACAGGGTTAGAAGCGTTAATTGAAGCAATGGGACGATCTGATAAACGAGCATTAAGAAGTCAGTTAATTCGGTTAATGGCTCATGTTATTAAGTGGAAATGTCAACCCAAAAAAAGGAATTCTAGTTGGTCAACAACAATTTTATCAGCCCGGAATGAAATTGAAGCAATTCAGGAAGATACACCCAGTTTAAACCAAAATACTATTGATTCAATTTGGGATAAATGTTTTGAAAAAGCGGTTAAAGAAGCGGAAACAGAAATGAATCAAAAATGCTCATTAATCTGTTTATCTTGGCAAGAAGTATTTGAAGAAAAATACAGTTTGTTTGATGAAAATTAACCGTGTAGGGTGCGTAAGCGAAGCGCACGCACAAAATCAACAAAATTGAAAGCAAAAACCTAATAATTTTTAATACTAATTAAGGCGGGTTACATCGCACAAAATCAACAAAATTGAAAGCAAAAAACCTAATAATTTTAATGCTAATTAAGGCGAGTTACATCGCACCAAATCAACAAAATTGAAAGCAAAAATTCTGAGGATTTTGAAGGCTAATTAATGGGACGGGTATCCCCAGGGCTGTTTCAAAGTCGGATCTAAAATGCGATCGCTGCTCAGAAGAAAGGGCGGGTTTAGGGAGATAATTACTGATCATTAAAGCTTGTCTCGGAACCCGCCCCTACGGTTTAATTGTGGATTATTGCTCAGATGCGATCGCTAAACCTTTGATCTGGGGCAAGTTTTAGACAACATTTAAACAGAAAATATCAAAACTGTTGAAATCATTCTCCTTTTCTTTACAGAGAAAGGCTTTTAGAGTTTAGCGATGCCGCAAGGCGGCGGCTACGCCATCGCATTTTAGATCCGACTTTGAAATAGCCCTGCGGGTATCCCAGCAAATAAACTTAATTTAAAGCAAAAATTCTGAGGATTTTGAAGGGTAATTAATGGTGCGTGCGCTGCGCTTACGCACCCTACGGGGATTTCCTGAATGTAGGGTGTAAAAAGTATTTTATGATCCAAATTTTTGCAGAAAGCTTGACACGAGTGGATTATAAGCGGGCGTTATCACCCTAAGTACAGGAGAGCCTAAATAATGCTCGATAAACTGGTTCATTTCGTTCTAAAGTTGACTGTTCTCGTTCTGTGAGAACCGGAAGGGGATTTTCAGCTAACCAGTCTTTTTCAGTGCGATAAAACGCCGAATGTTCAGCAAAGCGATCGCACATTTCTCTAGCCACTTCTTCAACATCCGACTGTACAAATACTTCTCCCCCTTCCCCTAAATAACGAGCTAAATTATTTACTAATTTCGGTTGAACGACTCGCCGCTTTTGATGCCGTTTTTTAAACCAAGGATCAGGAAATTGAATACTCACCCGTTTTAAAACTCCAGAGGGTAAGGATTCTAAAATCGGTTCAATTGAAGTATTAGCATTACAAAATAAATAATGTAAATTGGTTAATCCTTGTTGATCTCGTAAAATATTGGCTTCATCTACTAAGGTTTCTCGAATTTCTAAGCCTAAAAAATTCCCTTGGGGTTGTAATTGAGCACATTGCCATAAAAATCGACCTTTCCCGCAGCCAATATCTAAATGAAGGGGTTGATGCAAATTAACATAAATCTTAGACCAGTCGGGAGGAATAACCGGGGTTTGATATTTTTGTCCCAAAGGATTAACGTGTTGACGAACTCGAACGCGAACCATAAATTAATTACTGAAAAATGAACAAAATCGTTTAATTGAATTGGGAATACAGCAATTCTTGATGAACTTTTGCACGATCCACTAAAAACTCAATTTTTCCCTTTGATAAGGGATCATCATTAGCATAACAATCGATCCAAGTTTTACTGATAACATTCGGATCATTCGGGAGTTGATCAATTTCCCATCCGGGTAATTCTAATTCTTCCATTAAACGGCTAACTTTAGGATCATAACTCAGCGCAAAACAGCGACATTCTTCCGTTGCTGCCATAATTAAACTATGAAATCGCATCCCAATGACGAATTCAACTCCCCGAAATACACCTTTTAATTCTCGCGGATCTTCTAAGATTAAAACCTGACTATTTCCAGGTAGGGCTTGATGGAGAATTTGAGCGATCGCTAAGTCTTGAACAGGTTGAAACGGAATCAATAAAATAAACGTCTGGGTTGCTTTTTGAAACGACACTAACGCCCGAACAATTAACGATAACCGTTCTGCTGTAAGTTGGGGATGGGGTCGCAACGTTAAGGCCACTCTGGGGGCGGGTAAATCCCACAACCGATCTACAGGTCGAGAGTCCAAGGCCCAAACCGGATCGGGAGCGAGGGTAAAGGGAATATTCCAGTCAGACAATAATCTGGCTGAACCCGAATCCCGCACACTGACGACATTACAGCGAGAAAAGGTTTTTTTTGCCAACCCTTGAGAAATAGAACGGTTCAAGGGGCCAATACCCTGCGCCCAAGCGATCGTTTTGAGTCCCATCTGTTGCGCCAATCCCATCAATCCCCCATAATAAAAAGGACTGATGGCGCTGGTGACATCTTGCATTAGGCTGCCTCCTCCCCAAATCAAGCCATCGGCGCGACGGAGGGCGTTGAGGACTTGTAGGCCATTCATGCGATCGCAGACTTCCACCTGATAATGATTTTGGGTTTGGGTCGGATTTCCAGACAGGACAATGGGTTCAACGGTAGGCGGTAGCATTTGCAACAGCGATGCTAACAAGGCTTCATCCCCACCATTGCCTTTTCCATAATATCCACTACAAATCACCCGTTGCATGGCTTACCGTCCCTCCCCCGATTCCCCTTTTTAACTCGACATCTAACTTTATATGAGATTGCACACTGATTAAATTAACATAAATATCGGACTGAAATCTTAATTAACTTCCTGTTATCGATTGTCAAATTATGCACGCTTTATCGATTCCGACTTGGATCATTCATATTTCGAGTGTGATTGAATGGATCGCCGCGATTTGGTTTATCTGGATTTATGGAGAACTGACTCAAAATCGAGCTTGGTGGGTTCTTTCCTTTGCCATGTTACCGTCTTTAGTCAGCGCTATGTGTGCCTGTACCTGGCATTATTTTGATAATCCGGCATCCTTAGAATGGTTAGTAATGCTACAAGCAACCATGACCGTTGTAGGAAATACTACCCTTTGTGTGGCGGCGTGGTGGATTTGGCGCAATGCAAATTCAGTTAAAAATATAGGCAAATAGTCTATATTTAGCTTGATTCTAAATCAATCCTGTATTCCCTCTAATTGTTGATCAATGATGTTATCAAAAGACACCTTATTTGCTGTTTCTCTGTTTCCCTATTTAGGGTTTTTGTGGTTCTTAACTCGTTCGGGACAAATGCCTCGTTTAGCGTTAATTGGATTCTATGGAACCTTAGTGTTTGTTGCGATTACAATTCCAGCCGGAATTTATGCAAAAGTTGTTTTGGGGGAAGCTTTAGCCAATGTTGATTGGTTACATGGTGGCGCTGAGGTTTTTTTAACCCTGTCTAATATTTTACTGGTTTTAGGCTTTCGTCAAGCGGTGATTGAAAAACAATCCTCCCAGCAATAACCAATATGGGTTCTTACAAAACTAAAACTCACCAAACCGTTGTTTTAATTCTTAGTGCCATCTTAAGTTTATCTTTATTTGGCATTATGGTTTATCTGTTTGTTAATCCTAAAAATGGTTTAATTCCCTTAGTTTTTTCAGGAAATAAAAACCCGATGAACCGTTTAGAGGCAAATTCTCTGACCATTGGAATATTAGGAAAACCAGAGGATTATACCCCATTAGTTGAATATTTAAAACAACAGTTTGGTGATCAGGTAACGATTACTATTGATGGCAACTTACAAACATCTTACCAGGAGGCAAAAAACAAACTAGCGGATCAAAAATGGGATATTGTCTTTACTCTTTCCCCGATGATTTCTGTGGCGGCTAAAGATAACAGATATGATTGGGTTGCGCGAATGTTTCCCCAATCTTCTCCCTATTATCAATCGGCATTATTTGTTAGAGATAATAGTCCAATTCAGTCTATTTCTGATTTTAAAAATACCACCGTTATTGCTTTAGGAGATTTTAATTCCGCCTCTAGTTTTTATATGCCTACTTATGATTTATTTGGCAAATCTCTCCAGGTAACAATGGGACATCGAGGAGAAATGATTCAAGAATTAGTGAAAAGTGGAAAAGCGGATGTTGGTGCTGCTGCTTATGAAGCGGTTAAAAACGATCCGAGTTTTAGGATTATTCATATTAGCAGAAATATTCCAGGTTCAGGCGTATATCTGTCTCCTAATTTGTCAGATAATGATCAAAAAGCGATTACCCAAGCGTTAGTTAATGCACCTGAAAAAATTCAAAAAACAGCGAATTATGGTATAGATAAAGAACCCGATTTTTCTTACTTTATCCAAATCAGTCAGAAAGCAGAAGAAGTCTTAAAATGTGCTGATTTTACTCGAAATCCCGTTAATTTTTTCTGTTCTCAAGCAACAACTACGAGTCGAAGTCCTCTAACAACAACCTTCACTGAAATTGTAGGAACTGTTAATGGTTTAACTAAAGTAGAAAATCAAATGACTCGATTAACATTACAAGCAAAAGATCAAAGGATTTATTATGTTTTCCTCACCCCTGGGATTTTGAATCAAATTCCTAATGCGGGAAGTGGGTTAAATTTACAAAATAAAACCCTGAGCATTACAGG
The nucleotide sequence above comes from Planktothrix serta PCC 8927. Encoded proteins:
- a CDS encoding superinfection immunity protein — encoded protein: MNDIENMTSTEQLITVGVSLVLYFLPWIIALFKSKRNTTAIFLLNIFLGWTVIGWFIALIWSATNEKD
- a CDS encoding type II toxin-antitoxin system Phd/YefM family antitoxin, whose product is MPKKIRLMTDYGCYPLWWNEPDQVGDLDPESLPLTQETIQRLYNWADAFEARLNLADPSDSPEVTPEEVERFEWEGLSLWKQLNQELYPNYEVVYFSSHFHQVFTDPAKLEEKLKLNLMKFNQISWEDARENITQLCEQVVANRDIIVINRPEGESVVLMAIEELNHLIATAHLENEKQTIGTKNY
- the bchB gene encoding ferredoxin:protochlorophyllide reductase (ATP-dependent) subunit B, whose translation is MKLAYWMYAGPAHIGTLRIASSFKNVHAIMHAPLGDDYFNVMRSMLERERDYTPVTASVVDRNVLARGSQEKVVDNIVRKDQEEHPDLIVLTPTCTSSILQEDLHNFVERAQLDSKGDVMLADVNHYRFNELQAADRTLQQIVQFYLEKAKKKGDIPEGKTEKPSVNIIGISTLGFHNHHDCTELKRLMVDLGIEINEVIPEGASVHNLKNLPRAWFNLVPYRELGLMAAKYLEEEFGTPCVDITPMGVVETARCIRKIQQVINAQGADVDYSEYIDNQTLYVSQAAWFSRSIDCQNLTGKKAVVFGDNTHAAAMTKILAREMGIHVVCAGTYCKYDGDWFKEQVSEYCDEVLISEDNAQIGDMIARIEPSAIFGTQMERHVGKRLDIPCGVIASPIHIQNFPIGYKPFLGYEGTNQLTDLIYNSFTLGMEDHLLEIFGGHDTKEVITKGISAGSDLNWTKEAQAELNKIPGFVRGKVKRNTEKFARERGLNEISLEVMYAAKEAVGA
- a CDS encoding DUF29 domain-containing protein, whose protein sequence is MRTSEDWEWLAASSEYLAAIAVQELLEEKKLMEATEGLAVLIESIGKSKKLALKSQLTRLMMHIIKWKCQPEKRTPSWETTIISARDEIADIQEEVPSLNRNYLESIWETSFKKAVRQAESEMSKRCQLISLSWQEVFEQEYTLFDDH
- a CDS encoding DUF29 domain-containing protein encodes the protein MRTSEDWEWLAASSEYLAAIAVQELLEEKKLMEATEGLAVLIESMGKSKKLALKSQLTRLMMHVIKWKCQPEKRTGSWAVSIRSARQEIADIQEEVPSLNRNFIESIWEQCFKRSIKDAEDEMGKKCSLISLSWQEVFEDEYSLFDYN
- a CDS encoding DUF29 domain-containing protein, whose product is MSTQMDWQDLAMSSHYLTALEVKNCLKQGNIMEATTGLEALIEAMGRSDKRALRSQLIRLMAHVIKWKCQPKKRNSSWSTTILSARNEIEAIQEDTPSLNQNTIDSIWDKCFEKAVKEAETEMNQKCSLICLSWQEVFEEKYSLFDEN
- the trmB gene encoding tRNA (guanosine(46)-N7)-methyltransferase TrmB, coding for MVRVRVRQHVNPLGQKYQTPVIPPDWSKIYVNLHQPLHLDIGCGKGRFLWQCAQLQPQGNFLGLEIRETLVDEANILRDQQGLTNLHYLFCNANTSIEPILESLPSGVLKRVSIQFPDPWFKKRHQKRRVVQPKLVNNLARYLGEGGEVFVQSDVEEVAREMCDRFAEHSAFYRTEKDWLAENPLPVLTEREQSTLERNEPVYRALFRLSCT
- the csaB gene encoding polysaccharide pyruvyl transferase CsaB; this translates as MQRVICSGYYGKGNGGDEALLASLLQMLPPTVEPIVLSGNPTQTQNHYQVEVCDRMNGLQVLNALRRADGLIWGGGSLMQDVTSAISPFYYGGLMGLAQQMGLKTIAWAQGIGPLNRSISQGLAKKTFSRCNVVSVRDSGSARLLSDWNIPFTLAPDPVWALDSRPVDRLWDLPAPRVALTLRPHPQLTAERLSLIVRALVSFQKATQTFILLIPFQPVQDLAIAQILHQALPGNSQVLILEDPRELKGVFRGVEFVIGMRFHSLIMAATEECRCFALSYDPKVSRLMEELELPGWEIDQLPNDPNVISKTWIDCYANDDPLSKGKIEFLVDRAKVHQELLYSQFN
- a CDS encoding DUF2499 domain-containing protein; its protein translation is MHALSIPTWIIHISSVIEWIAAIWFIWIYGELTQNRAWWVLSFAMLPSLVSAMCACTWHYFDNPASLEWLVMLQATMTVVGNTTLCVAAWWIWRNANSVKNIGK
- a CDS encoding DUF3593 domain-containing protein, which encodes MLSKDTLFAVSLFPYLGFLWFLTRSGQMPRLALIGFYGTLVFVAITIPAGIYAKVVLGEALANVDWLHGGAEVFLTLSNILLVLGFRQAVIEKQSSQQ
- a CDS encoding phosphate/phosphite/phosphonate ABC transporter substrate-binding protein, with the protein product MGSYKTKTHQTVVLILSAILSLSLFGIMVYLFVNPKNGLIPLVFSGNKNPMNRLEANSLTIGILGKPEDYTPLVEYLKQQFGDQVTITIDGNLQTSYQEAKNKLADQKWDIVFTLSPMISVAAKDNRYDWVARMFPQSSPYYQSALFVRDNSPIQSISDFKNTTVIALGDFNSASSFYMPTYDLFGKSLQVTMGHRGEMIQELVKSGKADVGAAAYEAVKNDPSFRIIHISRNIPGSGVYLSPNLSDNDQKAITQALVNAPEKIQKTANYGIDKEPDFSYFIQISQKAEEVLKCADFTRNPVNFFCSQATTTSRSPLTTTFTEIVGTVNGLTKVENQMTRLTLQAKDQRIYYVFLTPGILNQIPNAGSGLNLQNKTLSITGVIPQKQPHKIDKLVITDSKQIKVLN